A window of Coturnix japonica isolate 7356 chromosome 2, Coturnix japonica 2.1, whole genome shotgun sequence contains these coding sequences:
- the SYCP2L gene encoding synaptonemal complex protein 2-like isoform X1 has translation MPPTLPSSQYLRQLGIVDIPERKTTKNGVEISSNMAAHAEDYLESLLIDAFKGKGYQKISDLLQETETDTLQKYSNSLLSQLDKALRRELDRNDFHNVSLLLKCMQLYFKSDLQQGTSLFVEQGLIEKMVSWFERARTFVILIDPTENSFLMVLLEDFFDFALAICRCSNEGKKQLVDSFLPELGRLVTETSICCALRQEALRTLNCILDSIPREGRKKLPLSEEVCFLTKDLAKTMLEAGDYDLQVALSEALCRLTIKKWRDDLVNHWFEDKYLAEAFKEIKDKEFETDCRKFLNQLNERLGDKRRVYSLPCLSAFADVNQVKKPSDEKLDKFWIDFNTGSHSVTFYIDSTEGVLWDSVRLQKEAVSCYSLKEDGGEKIVRIYMKIPVTLNKTEATKIKLHFSAEYEILSILKKVLGDEKMMTNVGEEESIHTGKQTRQNEEVTPQSSDLQKRKDPENSENVEPIPGNLISQHKEQLVGTVAQKTPNSDVTVIAVNQQSGLDEADQGSANKPRTLSPRMDVKSSEKPQEEKLMEASVPKKVGTFERRTRSKGLVKQKTGGRKDSYDFEVSDSASHETVAEAKGKVLGMKSYSQNQSYRMHLFSESNNEKTSNSESEKSWILNSQKASVPKSLNYTRKRHRMRRKLKVLPVSSPSSSNENQVEERGAARQKDEKKTSRKKSTSTSKRDDLPTVDLAGEVPSEEPEGTWQPPDVSMEEHSVEEAATQKFHNVSGEKTREEERFKRKDSDALSGTVVKKPRIFSWETNHLSSESPLNPKKPLYSVEEEEEIKRGQETIDVNTAFLPKMQHKDIGDSGVIAVFESFTNQLKQLFWSRYKEMEMSAQNTLKTSEKNVSALLKEIHKCRLNKLEDFKQIVVEELASLEKDTQILRSMEKDAVDFWNAQLYKLNSFCNQQKQRIQSVDSALGETAENFSSTTVNTTHNDSMKSVVENGVFVVPSD, from the exons ATGCCCCCAaccctcccctcctcccagtACCTGCGGCAGCTTGGGATCGTTGATATCCCAG aaaggaagacaacGAAGAACGGAGTAGAGATAAGCAGTAACATGGCAGCCCACGCAGAGGACTAT CTTGAATCTCTGCTAATTGATGCCTTTAAGGGAAAGGGGTACCAGAAGATAAGTGACCTGCTGCAAGAGACAGAAACAGACACGCTGCAGAAGTACAGCAACTCTCTCCTTAGCCAGCTCGACAAAGCGCTGAGAAGG GAGCTGGACAGGAATGATTTCCACAATGTGTCCCTGCTGCTGAAGTGTATGCAGCTCTACTTCAAGAGTGATCTCCAACAAGGGACCAGCTTGTTTGTTGAGCAAGGACTCATAGAAAAG atgGTATCTTGGTTTGAAAGAGCGAGAACATTTGTGATCCTCATTGACCcaactgaaaacagttttttgaTGGTACTTCTGGAAGACTTCTTTGACTTTGCCCTG GCGATTTGCAGATGCAGTAATGAAG GGAAGAAGCAGCTGGTGGACTCGTTTCTGCCTGAGCTAGGGCGTCTGGTGACAGAAACAAGCATTTGCTGTGCTCTGCGGCAGGAG GCTTTGAGGACTCTCAACTGTATACTTGACAGCATCCCACGTGAGGGCAGAAAGAAACTCCCGCTGTCGGAGGAGGTGTGTTTCCTTAC GAAGGATCTTGCAAAAACAATGCTGGAGGCTGGTG ATTATGACCTTCAGGTTGCCCTTTCAGAAGCACTCTGTAGGCtaacaataaaaaaatggagagaTGACCTTGTTAACCACTGGTTTGAAGATAAATATCTTGCTGAAGCTTTCAAAGAGATCAAGGATAAAGAATTTGAGACG GACTGCAGAAAATTTCTTAACCAGCTAAATGAAAGGCTTGGGGATAAAAGAAG AGTCTATTCACTTCCTTGCCTGTCTGCTTTTGCTGACGTGAACCAG GTGAAGAAGCCAtcagatgagaagctggacaagTTCTGGATTGACTTCAACACTGGTAGTCACAGTGTGACTTTCTACATAGATAGTACCGAG GGTGTTCTCTGGGACTCTGTAAggctgcagaaagaagcagtcAGCTGTTACAGTCTAAAGG AGGATGGTGGAGAAAAGATAGTCAGAATTTACATGAAGATACCTGTTACTcttaacaaaacagaagcaacaaaaaTCAAGTTACATTTCAGTGCTGAGTATGAAATCTTAAGTATACTTAAAAAAGTCCTTGGAGATGAAAAAATGATG ACAAATGTGGGTGAAGAGGAGTCCATCCACACTGGGAAGCAAACCAGGCAGAATGAAGAAG TAACACCTCAGTCCAGTGATctacagaagaggaaagatCCTGAAAACTCTGAAAATGTGGAACCCATACCAGGAAACTTGATTTCACAACACAAAGAGCAGTTAGTGGGCACTGTGGCA CAGAAAACACCTAACTCTGATGTCACCGTGATTGCAGTGAATCAGCAGTCTGGCCTGGATGAAGCTGACCAAGGCTCAG CAAACAAGCCCAGAACTCTATCTCCAAGGATGGATGTGAAGTCTAG TGAGAAGCCCCAGGAAGAGAAACTCATGGAGGCATCAGTGCCCAAG AAGGTTGGTACCTTTGAAAGGAGAACCAGATCAAAAGGTTTGGTCAAGCAGAAGACTGGAGGCAG GAAGGACTCCTACGACTTTGAGGTTTCAGACTCTGCAAGTCATGAGACG GTTGCTGAAGCCAAAGGGAAGGTTTTGGGGATGAAAAGTTATTCACAAAATCAGAG TTATAGAATGCatctcttctctgaaagcaacaatgaaaaaacaagcaacagtGAGAGTGAGAAAAGCTGGATTCTCAACTCCCAGAAAGCGTCAGTGCCAAAATCTCTCAACTACACCCGAAAAAGGCACAGGatgagaaggaaattaaaag TACTTCCAGTTTCAtctccaagcagcagcaatgaaaacCAGGTGGAAGAG cGGGGAGCAGCAAGacaaaaggatgaaaagaaaacgtcaaggaaaaaaagtacatcCACCTCCAAGAGAGATGATTTACCTACAGTGGATCTTGctg GTGAGGTCCCATCAGAGGAGCCTGAAGGCACATGGCAGCCGCCGGATGTATCAATGGAGGAGCACTCTGTGGAGGAGGCAGCGACACAG AAGTTTCACAATGTGTCTGGtgaaaaaacaagagaagaagaaagatttaagCGGAAGGATTCAG ATGCATTAAGTGGCACCGTTGTGAAGAAACCCAGGATTTTCAGTTGGGAAACAAACCACTTGTCCTCCGAGTCACCCTTGAATCCAAAAAAACCTCTGTATTCagttgaggaggaagaagagatcAAAAGAG GTCAGGAAACCATTGATGTGAATACTGCGTTTCTTCCCAAGATGCAGCATAAAGATATTGGTGATTCAGGAGTGATTGCTGTATTTGAAAGCTTTACCAACCAGCTAAAGCAACTGTTCTGG TCCAGGTACAAAGAGATGGAGATGTCTGCACAGAACACGCTGAAGACTTCTGAGAAGaatgtttctgctctgctgaaagAGATTCACAAGTGCAG ACTGAACAAGCTGGAAGACTTCAAGCAGATTGTTGTGGAGGAGCTTGCCAGCCTCGAGAAAGATACTCAGATCTTGAGGAGCATGGAGAAGGATGCGGTG GATTTCTGGAATGCACAGTTGTACAAACTGAATTCTTTCTGCAACCAGCAGAAGCAAAG AATTCAGTCTGTTGACTCAGCCCTGGGTGAGACAGCTGAGAATTTTTCTAGTACAACTGTCAACACCACA CACAATGACTCAATGAAGAGTGTAGTAGAGAACGGTGTGTTTGTTGTTCCCTCTGACTAG
- the SYCP2L gene encoding synaptonemal complex protein 2-like isoform X2, with protein sequence MPPTLPSSQYLRQLGIVDIPERKTTKNGVEISSNMAAHAEDYLESLLIDAFKGKGYQKISDLLQETETDTLQKYSNSLLSQLDKALRRELDRNDFHNVSLLLKCMQLYFKSDLQQGTSLFVEQGLIEKMVSWFERARTFVILIDPTENSFLMVLLEDFFDFALAICRCSNEGKKQLVDSFLPELGRLVTETSICCALRQEALRTLNCILDSIPREGRKKLPLSEEVCFLTKDLAKTMLEAGDYDLQVALSEALCRLTIKKWRDDLVNHWFEDKYLAEAFKEIKDKEFETDCRKFLNQLNERLGDKRRVYSLPCLSAFADVNQVKKPSDEKLDKFWIDFNTGSHSVTFYIDSTEGVLWDSVRLQKEAVSCYSLKEDGGEKIVRIYMKIPVTLNKTEATKIKLHFSAEYEILSILKKVLGDEKMMTNVGEEESIHTGKQTRQNEEVTPQSSDLQKRKDPENSENVEPIPGNLISQHKEQLVGTVAKTPNSDVTVIAVNQQSGLDEADQGSANKPRTLSPRMDVKSSEKPQEEKLMEASVPKKVGTFERRTRSKGLVKQKTGGRKDSYDFEVSDSASHETVAEAKGKVLGMKSYSQNQSYRMHLFSESNNEKTSNSESEKSWILNSQKASVPKSLNYTRKRHRMRRKLKVLPVSSPSSSNENQVEERGAARQKDEKKTSRKKSTSTSKRDDLPTVDLAGEVPSEEPEGTWQPPDVSMEEHSVEEAATQKFHNVSGEKTREEERFKRKDSDALSGTVVKKPRIFSWETNHLSSESPLNPKKPLYSVEEEEEIKRGQETIDVNTAFLPKMQHKDIGDSGVIAVFESFTNQLKQLFWSRYKEMEMSAQNTLKTSEKNVSALLKEIHKCRLNKLEDFKQIVVEELASLEKDTQILRSMEKDAVDFWNAQLYKLNSFCNQQKQRIQSVDSALGETAENFSSTTVNTTHNDSMKSVVENGVFVVPSD encoded by the exons ATGCCCCCAaccctcccctcctcccagtACCTGCGGCAGCTTGGGATCGTTGATATCCCAG aaaggaagacaacGAAGAACGGAGTAGAGATAAGCAGTAACATGGCAGCCCACGCAGAGGACTAT CTTGAATCTCTGCTAATTGATGCCTTTAAGGGAAAGGGGTACCAGAAGATAAGTGACCTGCTGCAAGAGACAGAAACAGACACGCTGCAGAAGTACAGCAACTCTCTCCTTAGCCAGCTCGACAAAGCGCTGAGAAGG GAGCTGGACAGGAATGATTTCCACAATGTGTCCCTGCTGCTGAAGTGTATGCAGCTCTACTTCAAGAGTGATCTCCAACAAGGGACCAGCTTGTTTGTTGAGCAAGGACTCATAGAAAAG atgGTATCTTGGTTTGAAAGAGCGAGAACATTTGTGATCCTCATTGACCcaactgaaaacagttttttgaTGGTACTTCTGGAAGACTTCTTTGACTTTGCCCTG GCGATTTGCAGATGCAGTAATGAAG GGAAGAAGCAGCTGGTGGACTCGTTTCTGCCTGAGCTAGGGCGTCTGGTGACAGAAACAAGCATTTGCTGTGCTCTGCGGCAGGAG GCTTTGAGGACTCTCAACTGTATACTTGACAGCATCCCACGTGAGGGCAGAAAGAAACTCCCGCTGTCGGAGGAGGTGTGTTTCCTTAC GAAGGATCTTGCAAAAACAATGCTGGAGGCTGGTG ATTATGACCTTCAGGTTGCCCTTTCAGAAGCACTCTGTAGGCtaacaataaaaaaatggagagaTGACCTTGTTAACCACTGGTTTGAAGATAAATATCTTGCTGAAGCTTTCAAAGAGATCAAGGATAAAGAATTTGAGACG GACTGCAGAAAATTTCTTAACCAGCTAAATGAAAGGCTTGGGGATAAAAGAAG AGTCTATTCACTTCCTTGCCTGTCTGCTTTTGCTGACGTGAACCAG GTGAAGAAGCCAtcagatgagaagctggacaagTTCTGGATTGACTTCAACACTGGTAGTCACAGTGTGACTTTCTACATAGATAGTACCGAG GGTGTTCTCTGGGACTCTGTAAggctgcagaaagaagcagtcAGCTGTTACAGTCTAAAGG AGGATGGTGGAGAAAAGATAGTCAGAATTTACATGAAGATACCTGTTACTcttaacaaaacagaagcaacaaaaaTCAAGTTACATTTCAGTGCTGAGTATGAAATCTTAAGTATACTTAAAAAAGTCCTTGGAGATGAAAAAATGATG ACAAATGTGGGTGAAGAGGAGTCCATCCACACTGGGAAGCAAACCAGGCAGAATGAAGAAG TAACACCTCAGTCCAGTGATctacagaagaggaaagatCCTGAAAACTCTGAAAATGTGGAACCCATACCAGGAAACTTGATTTCACAACACAAAGAGCAGTTAGTGGGCACTGTGGCA AAAACACCTAACTCTGATGTCACCGTGATTGCAGTGAATCAGCAGTCTGGCCTGGATGAAGCTGACCAAGGCTCAG CAAACAAGCCCAGAACTCTATCTCCAAGGATGGATGTGAAGTCTAG TGAGAAGCCCCAGGAAGAGAAACTCATGGAGGCATCAGTGCCCAAG AAGGTTGGTACCTTTGAAAGGAGAACCAGATCAAAAGGTTTGGTCAAGCAGAAGACTGGAGGCAG GAAGGACTCCTACGACTTTGAGGTTTCAGACTCTGCAAGTCATGAGACG GTTGCTGAAGCCAAAGGGAAGGTTTTGGGGATGAAAAGTTATTCACAAAATCAGAG TTATAGAATGCatctcttctctgaaagcaacaatgaaaaaacaagcaacagtGAGAGTGAGAAAAGCTGGATTCTCAACTCCCAGAAAGCGTCAGTGCCAAAATCTCTCAACTACACCCGAAAAAGGCACAGGatgagaaggaaattaaaag TACTTCCAGTTTCAtctccaagcagcagcaatgaaaacCAGGTGGAAGAG cGGGGAGCAGCAAGacaaaaggatgaaaagaaaacgtcaaggaaaaaaagtacatcCACCTCCAAGAGAGATGATTTACCTACAGTGGATCTTGctg GTGAGGTCCCATCAGAGGAGCCTGAAGGCACATGGCAGCCGCCGGATGTATCAATGGAGGAGCACTCTGTGGAGGAGGCAGCGACACAG AAGTTTCACAATGTGTCTGGtgaaaaaacaagagaagaagaaagatttaagCGGAAGGATTCAG ATGCATTAAGTGGCACCGTTGTGAAGAAACCCAGGATTTTCAGTTGGGAAACAAACCACTTGTCCTCCGAGTCACCCTTGAATCCAAAAAAACCTCTGTATTCagttgaggaggaagaagagatcAAAAGAG GTCAGGAAACCATTGATGTGAATACTGCGTTTCTTCCCAAGATGCAGCATAAAGATATTGGTGATTCAGGAGTGATTGCTGTATTTGAAAGCTTTACCAACCAGCTAAAGCAACTGTTCTGG TCCAGGTACAAAGAGATGGAGATGTCTGCACAGAACACGCTGAAGACTTCTGAGAAGaatgtttctgctctgctgaaagAGATTCACAAGTGCAG ACTGAACAAGCTGGAAGACTTCAAGCAGATTGTTGTGGAGGAGCTTGCCAGCCTCGAGAAAGATACTCAGATCTTGAGGAGCATGGAGAAGGATGCGGTG GATTTCTGGAATGCACAGTTGTACAAACTGAATTCTTTCTGCAACCAGCAGAAGCAAAG AATTCAGTCTGTTGACTCAGCCCTGGGTGAGACAGCTGAGAATTTTTCTAGTACAACTGTCAACACCACA CACAATGACTCAATGAAGAGTGTAGTAGAGAACGGTGTGTTTGTTGTTCCCTCTGACTAG
- the SYCP2L gene encoding synaptonemal complex protein 2-like isoform X3 encodes MAAHAEDYLESLLIDAFKGKGYQKISDLLQETETDTLQKYSNSLLSQLDKALRRELDRNDFHNVSLLLKCMQLYFKSDLQQGTSLFVEQGLIEKMVSWFERARTFVILIDPTENSFLMVLLEDFFDFALAICRCSNEGKKQLVDSFLPELGRLVTETSICCALRQEALRTLNCILDSIPREGRKKLPLSEEVCFLTKDLAKTMLEAGDYDLQVALSEALCRLTIKKWRDDLVNHWFEDKYLAEAFKEIKDKEFETDCRKFLNQLNERLGDKRRVYSLPCLSAFADVNQVKKPSDEKLDKFWIDFNTGSHSVTFYIDSTEGVLWDSVRLQKEAVSCYSLKEDGGEKIVRIYMKIPVTLNKTEATKIKLHFSAEYEILSILKKVLGDEKMMTNVGEEESIHTGKQTRQNEEVTPQSSDLQKRKDPENSENVEPIPGNLISQHKEQLVGTVAQKTPNSDVTVIAVNQQSGLDEADQGSANKPRTLSPRMDVKSSEKPQEEKLMEASVPKKVGTFERRTRSKGLVKQKTGGRKDSYDFEVSDSASHETVAEAKGKVLGMKSYSQNQSYRMHLFSESNNEKTSNSESEKSWILNSQKASVPKSLNYTRKRHRMRRKLKVLPVSSPSSSNENQVEERGAARQKDEKKTSRKKSTSTSKRDDLPTVDLAGEVPSEEPEGTWQPPDVSMEEHSVEEAATQKFHNVSGEKTREEERFKRKDSDALSGTVVKKPRIFSWETNHLSSESPLNPKKPLYSVEEEEEIKRGQETIDVNTAFLPKMQHKDIGDSGVIAVFESFTNQLKQLFWSRYKEMEMSAQNTLKTSEKNVSALLKEIHKCRLNKLEDFKQIVVEELASLEKDTQILRSMEKDAVDFWNAQLYKLNSFCNQQKQRIQSVDSALGETAENFSSTTVNTTHNDSMKSVVENGVFVVPSD; translated from the exons ATGGCAGCCCACGCAGAGGACTAT CTTGAATCTCTGCTAATTGATGCCTTTAAGGGAAAGGGGTACCAGAAGATAAGTGACCTGCTGCAAGAGACAGAAACAGACACGCTGCAGAAGTACAGCAACTCTCTCCTTAGCCAGCTCGACAAAGCGCTGAGAAGG GAGCTGGACAGGAATGATTTCCACAATGTGTCCCTGCTGCTGAAGTGTATGCAGCTCTACTTCAAGAGTGATCTCCAACAAGGGACCAGCTTGTTTGTTGAGCAAGGACTCATAGAAAAG atgGTATCTTGGTTTGAAAGAGCGAGAACATTTGTGATCCTCATTGACCcaactgaaaacagttttttgaTGGTACTTCTGGAAGACTTCTTTGACTTTGCCCTG GCGATTTGCAGATGCAGTAATGAAG GGAAGAAGCAGCTGGTGGACTCGTTTCTGCCTGAGCTAGGGCGTCTGGTGACAGAAACAAGCATTTGCTGTGCTCTGCGGCAGGAG GCTTTGAGGACTCTCAACTGTATACTTGACAGCATCCCACGTGAGGGCAGAAAGAAACTCCCGCTGTCGGAGGAGGTGTGTTTCCTTAC GAAGGATCTTGCAAAAACAATGCTGGAGGCTGGTG ATTATGACCTTCAGGTTGCCCTTTCAGAAGCACTCTGTAGGCtaacaataaaaaaatggagagaTGACCTTGTTAACCACTGGTTTGAAGATAAATATCTTGCTGAAGCTTTCAAAGAGATCAAGGATAAAGAATTTGAGACG GACTGCAGAAAATTTCTTAACCAGCTAAATGAAAGGCTTGGGGATAAAAGAAG AGTCTATTCACTTCCTTGCCTGTCTGCTTTTGCTGACGTGAACCAG GTGAAGAAGCCAtcagatgagaagctggacaagTTCTGGATTGACTTCAACACTGGTAGTCACAGTGTGACTTTCTACATAGATAGTACCGAG GGTGTTCTCTGGGACTCTGTAAggctgcagaaagaagcagtcAGCTGTTACAGTCTAAAGG AGGATGGTGGAGAAAAGATAGTCAGAATTTACATGAAGATACCTGTTACTcttaacaaaacagaagcaacaaaaaTCAAGTTACATTTCAGTGCTGAGTATGAAATCTTAAGTATACTTAAAAAAGTCCTTGGAGATGAAAAAATGATG ACAAATGTGGGTGAAGAGGAGTCCATCCACACTGGGAAGCAAACCAGGCAGAATGAAGAAG TAACACCTCAGTCCAGTGATctacagaagaggaaagatCCTGAAAACTCTGAAAATGTGGAACCCATACCAGGAAACTTGATTTCACAACACAAAGAGCAGTTAGTGGGCACTGTGGCA CAGAAAACACCTAACTCTGATGTCACCGTGATTGCAGTGAATCAGCAGTCTGGCCTGGATGAAGCTGACCAAGGCTCAG CAAACAAGCCCAGAACTCTATCTCCAAGGATGGATGTGAAGTCTAG TGAGAAGCCCCAGGAAGAGAAACTCATGGAGGCATCAGTGCCCAAG AAGGTTGGTACCTTTGAAAGGAGAACCAGATCAAAAGGTTTGGTCAAGCAGAAGACTGGAGGCAG GAAGGACTCCTACGACTTTGAGGTTTCAGACTCTGCAAGTCATGAGACG GTTGCTGAAGCCAAAGGGAAGGTTTTGGGGATGAAAAGTTATTCACAAAATCAGAG TTATAGAATGCatctcttctctgaaagcaacaatgaaaaaacaagcaacagtGAGAGTGAGAAAAGCTGGATTCTCAACTCCCAGAAAGCGTCAGTGCCAAAATCTCTCAACTACACCCGAAAAAGGCACAGGatgagaaggaaattaaaag TACTTCCAGTTTCAtctccaagcagcagcaatgaaaacCAGGTGGAAGAG cGGGGAGCAGCAAGacaaaaggatgaaaagaaaacgtcaaggaaaaaaagtacatcCACCTCCAAGAGAGATGATTTACCTACAGTGGATCTTGctg GTGAGGTCCCATCAGAGGAGCCTGAAGGCACATGGCAGCCGCCGGATGTATCAATGGAGGAGCACTCTGTGGAGGAGGCAGCGACACAG AAGTTTCACAATGTGTCTGGtgaaaaaacaagagaagaagaaagatttaagCGGAAGGATTCAG ATGCATTAAGTGGCACCGTTGTGAAGAAACCCAGGATTTTCAGTTGGGAAACAAACCACTTGTCCTCCGAGTCACCCTTGAATCCAAAAAAACCTCTGTATTCagttgaggaggaagaagagatcAAAAGAG GTCAGGAAACCATTGATGTGAATACTGCGTTTCTTCCCAAGATGCAGCATAAAGATATTGGTGATTCAGGAGTGATTGCTGTATTTGAAAGCTTTACCAACCAGCTAAAGCAACTGTTCTGG TCCAGGTACAAAGAGATGGAGATGTCTGCACAGAACACGCTGAAGACTTCTGAGAAGaatgtttctgctctgctgaaagAGATTCACAAGTGCAG ACTGAACAAGCTGGAAGACTTCAAGCAGATTGTTGTGGAGGAGCTTGCCAGCCTCGAGAAAGATACTCAGATCTTGAGGAGCATGGAGAAGGATGCGGTG GATTTCTGGAATGCACAGTTGTACAAACTGAATTCTTTCTGCAACCAGCAGAAGCAAAG AATTCAGTCTGTTGACTCAGCCCTGGGTGAGACAGCTGAGAATTTTTCTAGTACAACTGTCAACACCACA CACAATGACTCAATGAAGAGTGTAGTAGAGAACGGTGTGTTTGTTGTTCCCTCTGACTAG